The Phormidium sp. PBR-2020 DNA segment AAAGCGCAAGACATTATTAATGCGGCTCGAGCAGAAGCGAACCAAACAGCTGATGCTGAAATTGCCGAAGCACAGCGTCAAGCGAATGAGGAACGAGAACAAGCGGCTGCTGAAATTGAACAGCAGAAACAAGCCGCTTTTGCTCAGATTGATCAGCAGGTAAATGCCCTCAGTCGACAAATTCTCGAAAAAATCCTCGGTTCTGAACTCGTCAAACGTTAACGATCTAGTCACGAGCCACAGACTGTGTAATCAGTGGGTGTCTCGATTTTGAGATCCAATGGGGGAACGCCTCGCTGGATCGGCAAGGTAACATTTAAACGATTAGGGTTTAAGAATCATGGAGACTTTTGTGTGGCTGGCTGAGGCCGAAGGAGGTTTTGCGTTTAACCTAGACCTATTCGGCAGCAACCTAATTAACCTCATCATTGTCATTGGTGTACTGTACTATTTCGGTCGGGGCTTCCTAGGGAAAATCCTGAGCGAACGCCGTAGCACCATTGAAATGGAAATTCAAGACGCTGAGCAGAAAGCCAGCAAAGCGCAAGCCGACCTCAAAATGGCCAATGCTGACCTTGAGCAGGCTCAAGCTCAGGCCAAGCGCATTCTCGAAGAGGCTCAGGAACGAGCTGAAGCCGTGAAAGCTCAGATTATGGACGAGACGCGCGCCGAAATCGAACGATTGAAAACCTCCTCGGCTCAGGAGCTTCAGTCAGACGAAAGCCGCGCCATGGCTCAGCTTCGCCAACGGGCCGTGAGTCTGGCTGTTGAAGAGGCTCAGAACTACCTGCGCGATCGCCTCAATGGTGAGGATCAACAGACAATTATCGATCGCAGCATTAGCCTAATTGGAGGTCAACGATGACAGGACAAATGGCAACGGCCGAAATTGTTGAGCCTTATGCGAAAGCCTTGATGGCGATCGCCACCGAACATGACCTGGTGGATCTCATCGGCGAGAATACGGCTCAAATCCTCGATACTCTCAAGAGTTCAGAGGAGTTACAACAATTTATCACCAACCCCATCATCAAACCGGCAACGAAAAAAGCCGTCTTAACGCAACTGTTTGACGGCCAGGTGCATGACTACACCTTCCGTTTTTTGCGCCTGCTCGTCGATCGCGGTCGTATTCTGTTCTTACAAGAGATTTGTTCTCAGTATCAAGTCTTGTTGCGGGAACTGAAAAACATTGCTCTGGCTGAAGTCACCTCAGCCATCGAACTCAGCGATGAGCAACGAGAGCAAGTCCGCGATCGCATCAAAGGGTTCACCAACGCCAGTGATGTGGAGTTACAGATTGACGTCGATCCAGCTCTGCTCGGTGGCGTGATTATCCGCGTCGGCTCTCAAGTGCTTGACGTGAGTTTGCGGGGTCAACTGCGTCGTCTAGCTCTGAGCCTCAGTTAACGCCACCGCCATGAGCGGCCAGAGCGGCTAGACGTTCGTGATCACAGTTTTATCTAAGAAGCGTTCAACAGCGAGACAAGATTATGGTAGCTATCAGACCAGACGAAATTAGCAGCATCATTCAGAAGCAGATTGAAGACTACGACCAGGATGTCAAAGTCTCCAATGTGGGAACCGTGCTTCAAGTGGGAGACGGAATTGCTCGGGTTTATGGCTTAGAACAAGCCATGGCTGGGGAACTCCTCGAATTTGAAGATGGAACCATTGGCATCGCCCTCAACCTTGAAGAAGATAACGTTGGGGCCGTGTTGATGGGGGAAGGTCGCGACATCCAAGAAGGCTCCTCGGTGAAGTCCACCGGCAAAATCGCCCAGGTTCCCGTAGGGGATGCCATGATTGGCCGGGTGGTGGATGCCTTGGGTCGTCCCATTGACGGTAAAGGTGACGTCAACACCAGCGAAACTCGCCTCATTGAATCCGGGGCACCGGGGATTATTGAACGGAAATCCGTTTGCGAACCCCTGCAAACCGGCATTACCTCCATCGATTCCATGATTCCTGTGGGTCGCGGTCAACGGGAGTTGATTATTGGAGACCGTCAAACCGGCAAAACGGCGATCGCTATCGACACCATCCTCAACCAGAAGAGCGAAGACGTGGTTTGCGTCTATGTCGCCGTGGGTCAAAAAGCCTCCACCGTGGCTCAGGTCATCGGTGTGCTTGAAGAAAATGGCGCTATGGATTACACCATCGTCGTAGCCGCTAACGCCTCTGACCCCGCAACCCTGCAATACTTGGCTCCCTACACCGGCGCTAGTATGGCGGAATACTTCATGTACAACGGGAAAGCCACCCTGGTCATCTATGATGACTTGTCTAAACAGGCTCAGGCTTATCGTCAAATGTCCCTGTTGCTGCGTCGTCCCCCCGGTCGTGAAGCCTATCCTGGAGATGTGTTCTATCTCCACTCTCGTCTGTTGGAACGCGCTGCCAAACTCAGCGATGAACTCGGTGGCGGTAGCATGACGGCATTGCCGATTATTGAAACCCAAGCCGGTGACGTCTCGGCCTACATTCCCACCAACGTCATCTCCATTACCGACGGGCAAATCTTCCTCTCCTCTGACCTGTTTAACTCTGGTCAACGTCCGGCAGTGAACCCTGGTATTTCCGTCTCCCGTGTGGGGTCGGCGGCGCAAACCAAGGCCATTAAGAAGGTGGCTGGGAAGATGAAACTGGAATTGGCTCAGTTCGATGAACTAGAAGCCTTCTCCCAGTTCGCCTCTGACTTGGATGCCGCCACCCGTAACCAATTGGAACGGGGTAAACGCCTGCGTCAGTTACTCAAACAGCCTCAAAGTTCTCCGCTGCCCCTCGAAGAACAGGTGGCAATTGTTTACGCTGGGGTAAATGGTCTCCTCGATGAAATCCCCGTTGAGAAAGTGACCAGCTTCACTCAAGGCCTGCGGGAATATCTGCGCAGCAGCAAGCCGAAGTTTGGTGAGTTGATTCGCTCGACCAAGAAATTGGAAGAAGAATCGGAAAATATCCTCAAAGAGGCGATCGCAGAATATAAACAGACCTTCTTGGTATCTGCGTAATCGCGAACTTGATTTGAGGGTGAGGCTGGCCGCCGGCCATCCCTTGCCCTCAAGTCCTCTAGTGCCACTATTGTTCAACCGTTTCCCCTATGGCTAATCTAAAGGCGATTCGCGATCGCATTAAATCTGTTAAAAATACGCGAAAAATTACCGAAGCCATGCGTCTGGTGGCGGCGGCGCGGGTGCGTCGCGCTCAGGAACAAGTCCTGGCGACTCGTCCCTTTGCCGATGCTTTGGCGCAAGTGTTGTTTGGCTTGCAAAACCGGCTGCAATTTGAAGACGCCGAATTACCTCTGCTAGAACAGCAAGAGGTGGAGTCGGTGGCTTTGGTGGTGGTGTCGGGCGATCGCGGTCTCTGTGGCGGCTACAATGCCAACATTATCCGTCGCGCCGAGGCCCGCGCCGCTGAACTCAAAGCTGAAGGCAAAAACGTCACCTTCATCCTTATCGGCCGCAAAGCCATTCAATACTTCAAGCGTCGCGATGCCCCCATTACGGCGACCTTCGCTAACCTGGCGCAGATCCCCACGGCTGAAGAAGCCGGACAAATTAACGACGAAACCCGCGCTCTCTATCTCTCCGATAATGTGCAACGGGTGGAGTTAGTCTATACCAAATTTGTCTCCCTCGTCAGTTCTAAGCCAGTGGTGCAAACCCTGCTTCCTCTCGATCCTCAAGGCTTAGCAGCCCAGGATGACGAAATCTTCCGTCTCACCAGTCGCGGTGGCAGTTTTGACGTGCAGCGTGAACCCGCTCCCATGATGGCCAACGAACTGCCCCGAGATATGATTTTTGAGCAAGATCCGGTGCAAATCCTCGATGCCTTGCTGCCGTTGTATATCACTAACCAGATTCTGCGGGCCCTGCAAGAATCGGCAGCGAGTGAGTTGGCGGCCCGCATGACGGCGATGAATAACGCCAGCGATAACGCCAATGACCTCATCTCTGAGTTGACTCGCTCCTACAACAAAGCGCGTCAGGCAGCGATTACTCAAGAGATTCTTGAAGTGGTCGGTGGTGCTGAAGCTCTCGGTTAAAACAGGCTGTAGAGGCATACTAGCAGAAGCCTAAGCCTGTGTTTGCCATTCCTCAAACGCGTCTTCTTCGGAAGGCGCTTTTTTTTGGCCGTTTGCTCTTGACATTCGTAATTCATTTTGCTATAGTGAAACTATAAATAAAGCTTCACCCCTTAAATCAAAGCGCACCAAATTTTTGTTTAAGGTTGGCAAGGCTTCGCGGCCCCGGTGCGGGCCGCGCAAAGCCAAACATCTAAGCAGGGCAATTTTATTTCTGATTGATGTACGACAATCAGAAATAGATCAACGGACGCCCTAGACCATCGCCCTAGAACCACTTGCCAACCCCTCCCAGGAAGAGCTAGGAGGGGTTTATGGTTGTCCATTGCCTTCCCCCCTGTTCCCAAACTGTCATAGTCGTCCAGCCCAGCCATGCAAAACTTGCCAGAATAGAGCCTAGACTCCTTGAAAAGAGAAGTACAGGACATCTTGCCTCATCAACGGGTGAGTCTAAACCAATGTCCCTTGTTGAACTTCATGGAGTATTTCCTAATGAGAACCAGCCCTCAAATCATCCCATCTACCCCAAAATCCCTAGGTGAGCGTCAACCTTGGACTCTAATCTATCTAACCCTTGCCGCATTTACCGTCCTAACGCCCCTCTTTAGCCAACTCCAGCAACAGTCAGACTCTCACCAGCCTCTAGAATCAACCCTCGTCGCCGGACGAGGGGAAGAGTCTGATAAATGCGTCTGGCTCGGCATTTGCGACTAGGGCCAACCTCAAACTTGGCCTCAAACTTGGTCGGAATTGGGTGTATCTCCACAACCCTCTACCCAAGCCGCCATTATGATTGCATCCTTAGATGTGGCGACCGTGTATCGAGCCTGTAATCCCAGTCAAACCCTCGATGTTACCCGTCGCCAAGACCGTCGTTACTATGTTGATTTATCCAAAACCCGAGGGGGCGATCTCCTCGGGGAACTCGATGCAACCATCCGTTTATTTTGTCCTCAAGAACCCACCTGTCAGTTATTAGCCGGTCATATCGGCTGCGGCAAATCCACGGAACTGCGACGGCTTCAGGCGATCTTGCAACATCATAACTTTGCCGTGGTTTATTTTGAGTCGTCCCAAGACTTAGATATGGCGGATTTAGATGTAGGGGATGTGCTGTTGGCGATCGCCCGGCAAGTGTACGATCGTTTTGGGAAGAACATCGTGATTCCGCCTGGGGGACAACTGTTTTCCCTCGTCAAAACCGCCAATAGTCTCGTATCCACCGAAATTCCGCCCCTCCAAGACCCAAACGATGGCGATCACTTCCGGGGACAACTCCAACAACTGAGTCAGCGAACCCACGGACGACCGGATTTGCGATCGCAACTGCGACAATATCTCGAACCTCGGATTCAGACCTTCCTCGATGCCTTCAATCAGGAACTGATCAATCCAGTAGTTCAGCAATTACGGCAACAAGGCAAAATCGGTCTAGTGATTTTAGTCGATAATCTCGATCGCCTCGAAAGCAGTCAAAAACCCTGGGGACGACCCCAACCTGAATATCTATTTGTCGATCGCGGCGATCGCCTTTGTAAACTCAACTGTCATGTGGTCTATACCATCCCCTCCAGTCTCCTCTTTTCCCGCGACCTCAGCCGTCTCAATCTCAGCCTCGGGGTCGATCCTAAGGTCCTCCCCATGGTCCCCATTAAA contains these protein-coding regions:
- a CDS encoding F0F1 ATP synthase subunit B, giving the protein METFVWLAEAEGGFAFNLDLFGSNLINLIIVIGVLYYFGRGFLGKILSERRSTIEMEIQDAEQKASKAQADLKMANADLEQAQAQAKRILEEAQERAEAVKAQIMDETRAEIERLKTSSAQELQSDESRAMAQLRQRAVSLAVEEAQNYLRDRLNGEDQQTIIDRSISLIGGQR
- a CDS encoding F0F1 ATP synthase subunit delta codes for the protein MTGQMATAEIVEPYAKALMAIATEHDLVDLIGENTAQILDTLKSSEELQQFITNPIIKPATKKAVLTQLFDGQVHDYTFRFLRLLVDRGRILFLQEICSQYQVLLRELKNIALAEVTSAIELSDEQREQVRDRIKGFTNASDVELQIDVDPALLGGVIIRVGSQVLDVSLRGQLRRLALSLS
- the atpA gene encoding F0F1 ATP synthase subunit alpha, which encodes MVAIRPDEISSIIQKQIEDYDQDVKVSNVGTVLQVGDGIARVYGLEQAMAGELLEFEDGTIGIALNLEEDNVGAVLMGEGRDIQEGSSVKSTGKIAQVPVGDAMIGRVVDALGRPIDGKGDVNTSETRLIESGAPGIIERKSVCEPLQTGITSIDSMIPVGRGQRELIIGDRQTGKTAIAIDTILNQKSEDVVCVYVAVGQKASTVAQVIGVLEENGAMDYTIVVAANASDPATLQYLAPYTGASMAEYFMYNGKATLVIYDDLSKQAQAYRQMSLLLRRPPGREAYPGDVFYLHSRLLERAAKLSDELGGGSMTALPIIETQAGDVSAYIPTNVISITDGQIFLSSDLFNSGQRPAVNPGISVSRVGSAAQTKAIKKVAGKMKLELAQFDELEAFSQFASDLDAATRNQLERGKRLRQLLKQPQSSPLPLEEQVAIVYAGVNGLLDEIPVEKVTSFTQGLREYLRSSKPKFGELIRSTKKLEEESENILKEAIAEYKQTFLVSA
- a CDS encoding F0F1 ATP synthase subunit gamma, encoding MANLKAIRDRIKSVKNTRKITEAMRLVAAARVRRAQEQVLATRPFADALAQVLFGLQNRLQFEDAELPLLEQQEVESVALVVVSGDRGLCGGYNANIIRRAEARAAELKAEGKNVTFILIGRKAIQYFKRRDAPITATFANLAQIPTAEEAGQINDETRALYLSDNVQRVELVYTKFVSLVSSKPVVQTLLPLDPQGLAAQDDEIFRLTSRGGSFDVQREPAPMMANELPRDMIFEQDPVQILDALLPLYITNQILRALQESAASELAARMTAMNNASDNANDLISELTRSYNKARQAAITQEILEVVGGAEALG
- a CDS encoding AAA family ATPase, with the translated sequence MIASLDVATVYRACNPSQTLDVTRRQDRRYYVDLSKTRGGDLLGELDATIRLFCPQEPTCQLLAGHIGCGKSTELRRLQAILQHHNFAVVYFESSQDLDMADLDVGDVLLAIARQVYDRFGKNIVIPPGGQLFSLVKTANSLVSTEIPPLQDPNDGDHFRGQLQQLSQRTHGRPDLRSQLRQYLEPRIQTFLDAFNQELINPVVQQLRQQGKIGLVILVDNLDRLESSQKPWGRPQPEYLFVDRGDRLCKLNCHVVYTIPSSLLFSRDLSRLNLSLGVDPKVLPMVPIKHRQGSLSKPGLSRLRQLILARAFPDASPQERQHWCDRLFDHSQTLNRLCYASGGHPRNLLRLFHRQIEKERQFPLSQTSLQCTLRERRDQLLRSITCEEKDLLKFVIKHKKISGDADYQSLIRSLLIFEYRDNKGSWFDVNPLLKASIFK